A region from the Vulpes lagopus strain Blue_001 chromosome 5, ASM1834538v1, whole genome shotgun sequence genome encodes:
- the RPS19BP1 gene encoding active regulator of SIRT1, translated as MSAALLRRGLELLGAPEAPQGAPGQAKPSGARAKRGRKAKATQAQKLRNSAKGKVPKSALAEFQKQECQGYLGVNLKFMTSARSTVAESVTQQIVRQNRGRKACDRPVAKKKKKKEAEGTVFTEEDFQKFQQEYFGS; from the exons ATGTCGGCCGCCCTGCTGCGGCGGggcctggagctgctgggggcGCCGGAGG CCCCCCAGGGCGCCCCGGGCCAGGCCAAGCCGAGCGGGGCCCGGGCCAAGCGGGGCCGGAAGGCGAAGGCGACCCAAGCCCAGAAACTGCGGAACTCGGCCAAGGGGAAGGTGCCCAAGTCCGCGCTCg CTGAGTTCCAGAAGCAAGAGTGTCAAGGCTACCTCGGAGTCAACCTGAAGTTTATGACCAGCGCAAGAAGTACAGTGGCTGAGTCAGTCACCCAGCAG ATTGTGCGCCAGAACCGGGGCCGCAAGGCCTGTGACCGGCCTGtagccaagaagaaaaagaagaaggaggctGAAGGCACCGTGTTCACCGAGGAAGATTTCCAGAAATTCCAGCAGGAATACTTCGGCAGCTAG